The following is a genomic window from Strongyloides ratti genome assembly S_ratti_ED321, chromosome : 1.
GTATttgtgaaatttttttaaacattttttttcaacaatgaccttattttatacattaagtaattaagttaaatttcatcttaataaaaacttgtacattatcaattattgttagaatggaaaaaaaagaaaacacaatatataaaaatactcTTTGAACGATAAACAAGATATTGGAATAAAGAGTCTTATTTCTTGTGGCTTTTTTGAAGACAATTAGAAAAAGTAGTTGATCtacttttttgataattacaAATGGGAAAAAAACAACatcaaaaagataaattgtagggtattgttttataaaaatttattataatttaattttttttttagatatttaaCGACACAAGAATGGAGATATGAATTTGGTGGGCATAAAGATtctttatctaaaaaaaggAAAGTTGAATTCAAAAGATTACCATTTTCTCATTGTTCATTATCACTTGTACCATATACTATTCCTGTTTGTTGTCCAGAAGGTTACTTATTTGACTATGAAACtattgtaaattatttaaaagataataaaataaatccTTGTACAGGAAAAAAACTTTCCATAAAagatattgttaaattaaattttacaaaagataaaaaaggTAATCAAATTGATCCTGTAAAATATAAACCTTTTACTGAAAATTCAACTATTGCTTGTATAAGACAAAGTGGAAATGTCTATGATTTAGAAACAATTCAAGAATTAAGTTATAAAACAGGATGGATGAAAGATCCTCAAACTGATGTTccatttcaaaaaaaagatgtcataatattacaaaatccaaataatatagataaatttaatattgaatcatttttacatgtaaaaaatgatgaaaaaaaaagaatggaaattgagaaagaaaaaaattcacAAAAAggtgattattttttaaattctgtATCATGTGAGGCACAGGAAGCATTAAAAGAATTGGAAAAAGAATATAGTTCCCAAAAACCTTTATTATCAATTCCTAAACAAATTCAAGTGGTGGATAAATTTAACTCTGCCAATTATTCTCAGGGAAAAGTTGCTGCTGGTTTTACTTCTACTGCTTTTGATCCTATCACTGAAAATAAAGCAGCAATTTTGGATGATGAAACTGTAAAGTATAAACTTGTTACATCAAATggttatgttaaaattttaactaatgTTGGTCATCTTAATCTTGAGTTGTATTGTAAAGCTGCTCCAAAGACCtgtgaaaattttattact
Proteins encoded in this region:
- a CDS encoding Peptidyl-prolyl cis-trans isomerase-like 2; this encodes MGKKQHQKDKLYLTTQEWRYEFGGHKDSLSKKRKVEFKRLPFSHCSLSLVPYTIPVCCPEGYLFDYETIVNYLKDNKINPCTGKKLSIKDIVKLNFTKDKKGNQIDPVKYKPFTENSTIACIRQSGNVYDLETIQELSYKTGWMKDPQTDVPFQKKDVIILQNPNNIDKFNIESFLHVKNDEKKRMEIEKEKNSQKGDYFLNSVSCEAQEALKELEKEYSSQKPLLSIPKQIQVVDKFNSANYSQGKVAAGFTSTAFDPITENKAAILDDETVKYKLVTSNGYVKILTNVGHLNLELYCKAAPKTCENFITHCENGYYDNTIFHRLIRYFLIQGGDPTGTGRGGQSIWGKPFANEIGGDNGYTHSERGMISMANKGVDCTNQSQFFIIFRPMPSLNGKNTVFGKVVGGTDTLKTMEETETDGETPKIAIKILSTDVIKNPFKEAEEQLRKERFEMTDEGKRQKEEANKTFKDLHSKVFSNDVGKYINPKLIENIKRKSTTDNNEKPKEKKTLSSKPYSDFSSW